A region from the Phycisphaerales bacterium genome encodes:
- a CDS encoding site-specific integrase, producing the protein MEAAMRLVPSDNDPSDRLTGHAVVEIHVREPITGKTISHLVLRLASDCAVMPCMEPSSLGTQEAGTDSSTVCGPVAGRIASEGTPLAHAVDAWLEYLRSRRKKPRSVASFRQVVSKAMGECGWSSPADVTFAAVTSWMGAQAWKGSTYNRNLSCFRSLCRHMKRSGVISLDPLELVERAEDDGGEGARPATVDEASRIILHAWVRDQADRRCKGNRALYWLCLFSHASRVTEPSLWKRRHLVLDHPVPHVIWEPEINKGRKRRDCALAPEIVEQLRLHLAAVDRDLAAAGLAPAGPNDPVFPVVPSKGTFLADRDAAGIAAEDYRGRRFSTHSARKYFATVLGSTASEKMVDFLMRHSGRVEHRYYIPPLEEQASALSALPRLWPASGRGDGNAQPKPPARGPRHDSSPDDLTNRGDMAEDGGGTHEGLHENPSRVSSPGSAPCPRECQRRWSIAESGTMIGELMRAVGQGRLEHAEDELSPAAVCRRKSAFV; encoded by the coding sequence ATGGAGGCAGCCATGCGACTTGTCCCCTCCGATAATGACCCTTCTGACAGGCTTACAGGCCACGCCGTGGTCGAGATTCACGTCCGGGAACCGATCACGGGCAAGACGATCTCCCATTTGGTCTTGCGTCTCGCAAGTGACTGTGCTGTAATGCCTTGCATGGAGCCTTCCTCCCTTGGCACTCAGGAGGCGGGCACGGACTCGTCAACGGTCTGTGGTCCCGTTGCCGGGCGCATTGCGTCCGAGGGGACGCCATTGGCACACGCCGTAGACGCATGGCTCGAGTACCTCAGAAGCCGCCGGAAGAAGCCCCGAAGCGTCGCGTCGTTTCGTCAGGTCGTGTCCAAGGCCATGGGTGAATGCGGATGGTCATCGCCGGCAGACGTGACGTTCGCCGCGGTGACGTCCTGGATGGGCGCTCAGGCCTGGAAGGGATCGACGTACAACCGCAATCTCTCGTGCTTCAGATCGCTGTGCAGGCACATGAAGCGGTCCGGAGTCATATCGCTCGACCCGCTGGAACTAGTCGAGCGTGCTGAGGATGATGGTGGGGAAGGGGCACGACCGGCGACAGTGGACGAGGCCAGCAGGATCATCCTGCACGCGTGGGTTCGCGACCAGGCCGACCGCCGGTGCAAGGGAAATCGGGCGCTCTATTGGCTGTGCCTGTTCTCCCATGCCTCGCGGGTGACCGAACCGAGTCTGTGGAAGCGTCGGCACTTGGTGCTCGACCATCCCGTGCCGCATGTGATCTGGGAACCGGAGATCAACAAGGGCCGCAAGCGCCGCGACTGTGCGCTCGCGCCCGAGATCGTCGAGCAACTCCGGCTCCATCTCGCCGCCGTCGATCGCGACCTTGCCGCAGCGGGACTTGCTCCAGCCGGCCCGAACGATCCGGTGTTCCCGGTGGTTCCGAGCAAGGGGACATTCCTCGCTGATCGCGACGCCGCCGGTATCGCCGCCGAGGACTATCGCGGCCGTCGGTTCAGCACGCACTCGGCCCGGAAGTACTTCGCGACGGTGCTCGGGTCGACCGCCAGCGAAAAAATGGTGGATTTTCTGATGCGGCATTCCGGGCGGGTCGAGCACCGGTATTACATCCCACCCCTCGAGGAGCAAGCCTCGGCCCTGTCGGCACTTCCGCGTCTCTGGCCGGCATCCGGCCGGGGTGATGGGAATGCCCAGCCCAAACCGCCGGCGCGTGGTCCGCGTCATGATTCCTCGCCTGATGATTTGACAAACCGGGGCGACATGGCCGAAGATGGGGGCGGCACTCACGAGGGACTCCACGAAAACCCGTCCCGAGTTTCGTCCCCTGGCTCTGCTCCTTGCCCACGTGAGTGCCAACGAAGGTGGTCGATCGCAGAGTCGGGGACGATGATCGGGGAGTTGATGCGGGCGGTCGGGCAAGGCCGTCTCGAGCACGCGGAGGACGAGTTGAGTCCAGCCGCAGTATGCAGACGAAAATCGGCATTTGTTTGA